The genomic DNA CAGAAGAATTTTTGCCACACTGTTTAAAGCTGATTGCGTTGCTGAAATTTGTGTAATCACATCGTCGCAATACGTATCTCTTTCAATTAACCCTTTAATTCCGCGAATTTGGCCTTCGATCCGATTTAAGCGGGTAATGAGATTTTTCTTCACTTTATCGGAATGATGGCTTTTTCTATTACTTGTAACAGTTAAGCAGACCTCATCATGTAAGGGATCATTTTCTAATTCAGAAACCATTCAGATTCCCTCCTTGACTTTAACTTTTACTTTATCATACCCCTGTACAGTATGCAAAGGGACAGATTTTCTTTTTTGGCCGACAAAATGGGATATTTTCAGTATTTATAACCTTACTAGTGGAATTATTTTCTATTCATGTTCACAATTCTCCTTTAATTATTTAACGTCTTACCAAAAAAATAAGAATCAAAATAACATATTTTAATGAATTGTTTTTCGCAGGGGACTGTTCATTTACATGAATCATACACCGATATTAATCTAAACACTGTTCTTCTGTTATATATATTTATGTTATGACGCTTGGTTAAAGCCTTATTTTAGCTATTGTCACTTTTTTCAATTTCCTCAATATGTTTGATTTCGGAATAACATAAGAAGGGTAAGTTGTTGAAATGAGGAGGTGTGAAGATTCGTGAACCAATTTAAATCCATACAGCGTTTTGTTAAGGAAAGAGGACGTTTCAAACAATAGTTGCTGAATGGTTCCAATGCAAATCATTCTGTCCGATATTACATAAGCGCAAAAAACATGTTTGACTGCAGACAAAATAAGGTCCAGAGCTATTGTCTGAACCCTATTTTGAACTGCCTCTAATTTATCAACAGTTTTAGTTTCCCAATTTTTCTATTCTAATTTGCTTTTTTTTCTAACTCATGTAATGTTTGAATCAATTGATCATTTAATTTTCCAAGTGTTTGTTTATCAAGTGGACTTACTTGAGATCCTGCTACCTCTGGATTCAAAGATTTTTCAAGCTTTTCATAAAGCTCTGGGTATCTCGGCTTTACTCCATCCTCAAAAGTCTTCCAAATTTCCTCTAATTTTGGTCCAGTTTCTTTCACCTTCTCTTCATCGCCA from Bacillus methanolicus MGA3 includes the following:
- a CDS encoding metal-sensitive transcriptional regulator, producing the protein MVSELENDPLHDEVCLTVTSNRKSHHSDKVKKNLITRLNRIEGQIRGIKGLIERDTYCDDVITQISATQSALNSVAKILLEGHLKNCVVERIQEGDMEVLDEVLVTIQKLMKMK